The Psychroflexus sp. ALD_RP9 region TTTTTGTTTAGCTAATCTTTAACAAAGTCTTATATTTAACCCATTAAAATTTTCTGAATCATGAAATTTAATAAATTACTCGTTTTAATAGCGCTGTTTTTTTCAAGCATTATCTTAGCACAAGACTTTGATATGGTAGATGGGCAAACAGTAAACACTGATCAGGGTAACTTTTTTGACCCAGGTGGTGATGCTGCTTCTGTCGATCAAGGTACTTATACCTATACCATATGTCCAGAAAGTAATGGTTTTTTTTCTACAATATCATTTTCAGAATTTTTATTAGGACCGCATACTTTAACAATATATGACGGCGATTCAGATACAGCACCAATTTTAGCAAGCTATACAGGAAGTATAGACGGAGACGGCCCAGTTTCTGGTCAATTATTATCGGCAACAGACACCACACCGTCAGGTTGTTTAACTTTTGTTCTTGAGGCCTCGAATAGTAATCCTGCATTTACAGGTTGGATCGCAGAAATTGGGACACAGCCAGGTTGCATTCCAGATGCGCCAGAGCTTGTAAATACCGATAATATAGTTAATGTTCAAAATGATCCTGTTTATCAAGCAGATAATATCGACTATATCGTCTATTTTAATGAGCAATTTTCACTAACAGCTGTAGCTGAATTTCAAGATAATTTTGCGCAAGAAACGGCTACTTATAACTGGAATTTTGGTGATGGTACAACACTACAAGGGACTACAAATGCATCGTTTCAAAACGAAGTTTCACACCAATATGGTGAACTTTGTGACTTTACAGTTAATTTAGATTTAAGTGATGGTTATAATTGTGACCGAGATAATTTAAGCTTTACTGTTAGAGTTATATTAAACCCTAATAGTAGTCCAGGTTCAGTAAACTTAGACGCAGGCGAAGATGTAAGAATTTGTGAAGATCCAGGCACGCCAGTAACTGTTAATTTAGAAGCTTCTTATTTAGATGTTAAAGAATCTACGGCTTATGCTGTACAAGATATCAGTTCTGAATATCCTTCTAATTTACCCTATATTTTCGACCCTTGTTACGGTTCAGAGTCTAATGTATTTACAGAATTAAACTCAGATGATGACTGGTCTAGTGTGTTGACATTGCCTTACGAAGTAAATTTTTTTGGTAATTGTTATGATGATGTTATTATAACAGATAACGGCGCAGTTACCTTTGATATTGCAGGAACCGGCCAAGGATCAGAACGTTATGCGCCATTAGGTTATGCAGGTTGGAGTTATAATCAGGGTATTCCAGCAGATGGTGGTGGAAATGAGCCACCATTTATCAATGCTATTTTTGGTGTGATGCAAGATTTATTTCCTGGAGCATCACCAGCAGATTATTCAATCAACTTTGGGTTTTTAGAGAGTCAAGATGGTAAAAGTGACCGTTTTGTTTTTAATATTTATAACACGTCGCAATATGGTTGTACAGATCAGTTGCAGACCTCTCAAATTATTTTATACCAAACCACCAATGTGATTGAAGTTTATGTACAAAATAAAGATGTTTGTAGTTGGAATAGTGGTAGTTCAGTCATAGGGATTCAAAATCAAGATGCTAGTTTAGCTTATGTAGCACCCGGTAGAAATGCAGGTGGTGCCTCATGGCAGGCACAAAATGAAGCTTGGCGTTTTATTCCAGATGGTGGTAATAGCATTACAAGCTTTAGATGGTTAGATGAAAACGGTAACGTGGTTAGTACGTCTGAAAATTTCAGCCCACAAGTCACTCAAAATCGTGTATTTACAGCTGAAGTTACCTATAATGATGGATGTAATATCACAACTCTTACTGATGAAGTAGAAGTTTTATATGAGAGCGATATTGAATTAACTCTAGATCCAGATACATATTATCCTTGTGCTGGTGAAGAGCTTTTACTTGAAGCTGAAGTTATTGAAAACAATAGTGTTGTTGTAAATTATGAATGGTTTCGAGTTGATGAAAATGGCAACATGACAGCAATTCCAGATTCAAATTCTAGATTTTTGAACGTTTCGGAGTCAGGAACTTACATGATTAATGCTATCGGTGGTAATTGCGATTTAACAGCTAGTGCTGAAGTCATCTATCTTGAAGGTTTTAATGCTGACGATCCCGAAGATATTATCTTATGTAATTATAACCAATCTACCTTCGATCTAACAACTATAGGAGGCTTTAATTCAATTTCAGGTTTTGACATAACCTATTATGACGATTATGATGCAGATACAGGAACACTAAGTAATCCGATAAATGACCCTCAAAACTATCCCTTAAATGGGACAACTAATCAGTATGATATTTATGTTGAGCTTGCTAATCAAACCAACACAGCTTGTACAAATATTGCTTCCTTTAATATTATAATTTATGAGGCTACAGTAGGTTCAACTGGTTATACAGTAGAAGATGTTTGTATTAGTGAAGGCGAGACCGAAGTTATTGACCTTACAGACGGTGGTTCTAATACTTCAATAGCACTTAATGGTCAGTCATCTAGTGATTATTCAGTGACCTATTATTCTGCTAATCCACAAAGTTCTCCAGAATCAGATATTGCTGATCCTGAAAATTATGAAATTAACACAACTGATAATTTAGGACCTAACACCATTTGGGTGTCTGTTGATAATGTCAGCTCCGGGTTTTGCGATGCCCAAGCTAGCTTTACATTTAATGTTAATTTGGCACCTGGTATCACTGGAGACGATTCTGTTTTTCAGTCGTGTGAAGGAACTATCTTAAACTTGAATGAAGATTATGCAGATTTGTTTAATAATAATAGTACATCTGTGCCTACTAATATTTTATTCTATTATTCTTTAAATGATGCTGAAGCAGACAATCCAATAACTGATCCTACATCTGTTGTATTTACTCCTGATAATAATGAGCAACAGGAGTTTTTTGTAAAAATTCTTAACACGAATTCTTCATGTGAGTCAGATATTGTAAGATTTATAATTGAAAATAATCCGCCTGAAGTTGGAAGTACAGTAGATTTAGAACAATGTGGTGATTTTACTCAAACTCAAACTTTTGATTTAACTCAAAATGAAGCAAATATCATAGGTAGTCAATCAGGAAGCTTTGTGATTGAATATTTTACAACACAAGCAGACGCTGAAGCAGGGCTAAACTCTATCTCAGATCAAGGCCTTGATATTACAGATTATTCTCCAATTAATTCTGAGCAAGATATTTTTGTTAGAATAGAAGATAGTACAAATGAATTATGTTTTTCTGTTGGTAGTTTTAAGCTGATTCTAAACGAAGTCGAAGTTTCATCAGTTCAAGATTTAGAAAGTTGTATAGACCCAGTTACTGGCGTAGCTGAATTTGATTTAATCCAAAATACAGGATTAGCATTCGGTGAAGATCAAGATGAAACGACACATGCAGTACGTTATTTAGATGCTTCTAATAATGAGATAAGCAACCCTGAAGCTTATGAAGTTTCTAGTTCAGCAACGATAACAGTAGAAGTAACCAACCAAAACGACCAAAGCTGTACAGCTACTGAAACATTTAATTTAAGCATTACACCACAGCCAGAAGTAACACCAGCAAGTGTTTTAGAGGTTTGTATAAATTATGAAGATGGCGGAGATAACACGATAGATTTAACAATAAAAGACTCAGAAATTAATAGCTTAGCTACAGGTGATATTGTTGAATATTATGTATCTCAAACAGCTTATGAAAACGATAATGCAATAGCAACTCCAGAAAGCTTCAACTTAGCAGAAAACCAAACAGAGATTTATGCAGCTGTACTTAATTCGGTATCAGGATGTCGTTCAGAAGTAACATCATTTAATATAGAAAATGTAATACCACTGGTTGATATTTCAGGCTATGAAGGTCAAAGTGTTTGTATAGATGAGAATGGTGACTTGGTAAACACAGCCACTTCACCACCAATTATAGAGACTGGATTGTCAGCAACAAATTACGATTTTGTATGGTTGTTAGATGGTGTAGAAATTGTAGGGGAGACATCGCCAAGTATTACGGCAACAGAAGCAGGCGTATATACAGTAGAGGTAACGAATGCTTTAGCGCAACAAATTACCAGCTGTGTAAATACGTCATCAGCAGAAATTATAGAAAGTGGTCAAATAGATTTTGAATTAGCGATTTTAACTGATAGTTTTCAAAACAATGAACACGGAATAGGTGTAACAATTACGGAAGTTGGATTAGGAGATTACGAATTTAGGTTAGATTATGGAGAATGGGTTGACTTAGAAGAAGGACAAACAGAGCTTATATTTAGTGATGTTCCAGGCGGCATGCATGTAATTACGGCCCGAGATAAAAATGGTTGTGGAGAAGTCTCCAAAGAAATCACACTAATAGATTATCCAGAGTTTTTTACACCCAATGCAGACGGATATAATGATAATTGGCAGTTGAACAACACGACAATGACAAATTTAGATGTTAGCGAGGTTAATATATTTGATCGTTATGGCAAGCACTTGTATAAATTAACACCAGATCAAGCCGGTTGGGATGGCACTTATCAAGGCGAAGTTTTACCATCAGACGATTATTGGTTCACGATAGATTATATAGAACCGCGCACAGGAGAAAAAACAATATTTAAATCACACTTTACTTTAAAACGATAAAACTGAGATTTTCATATTTAACCATAAAAGCTGCAATTTTGCAGCTTTTATGGTTTTAATAGTTAAGTAAACTTCGATATGGATAACCAATTATTTTTTCTTTACCTTTTAAATCATCCAATTCGATTAAAAAATTAAGCTCAATAATGTTTCCACCCAATTTATTGATTAGCTTACAGGCTGCTTGTGCAGTTCCACCAGTTGCCAATACATCATCATGAATTACAACTTTATCACTCATATTTAAAGCATCTCGATGAATTTCAATTTGATCAGTGCCATATTCTAAATCATAAGACTGACTTACGACATTGAATGGTAATTTACCTGGCTTACGAATTGGAGTAAAACCTGCGTTTAATTCACTTGCTAACAACATTCCAAATAAAAAACCTCTTGATTCTATACCAACAACCTTTGTAATGCGCTCTTTCTTTAAAGGTTCAGCTAATTTTTTAACAACCTGTTTGGTTGCACTAGCATCTTGCAGTAATGGTGTAATATCTTTATAGGAAATTCCTTTTTTAGGAAAATCATTTACCGTTCTGATATATTTTTCTAATTTCATAATTAAAACAAATTATTTCTTTGGTAAAAGTATAAAAAGAAATATATTTGCACCCGCTAAAACAAATTGTATTTTAGTAATTATAGGCCACGTGGCGCAACTGAATAGCGCATCTGATTACGGCTCAGAAGGTTGCAGGTTTGAATCCTGCCGTGGTCACAAAAACTATAAACCATATCTAAATTCAGATATGGTTTTTTTTTATACCTTTCAAAGCCCAATTTTAATTATAAAATTATATTTTAGTGTGATATTTTATTAATCATGCGGAAAATTATTTTATTGGTATTGGTTTTAAGCGCCTTAGATTTTTGTTTAGGGCAAACACCCGAAATAGATAGTCTTTTCGAGCGAGGACAAGTTAAAGAAATAAAAGAGCGATTAAAAAGCAATCAATTTGCACCTAAAGATAGACTGCTAATTAAAGCCAATTATTATAACTTTACTAAGCAACTTAACGAAGGGTTTAAAACCTTAGCAAAATTAGATACATTAAAACTTACAGTTGAACAAAAAGCTTATTATTTTAATATTTTAGGCGATTTATATGACCGTAATACTAATTATGATTTAGCTGTAAACCATCTTCAAAGAGCTCAAGAATTATTTTTGGAAACAGGACATGAATTGCGCTATAATGAAATTAATCTTGATTTATTTTATATTTTGCTTGAAGGTAATTTTATAGGTGAACGTACAAATTATCTTGATTTATATGCAAAGACAGCTAGAAAACTCAATAACTCTAATCAGTTAGCCAACCTTCAAATTGAACTTGCTTTTAATAGTTTAGATACATTAGATAATTCAACTTTTTTAAATTATTTTGATAAGGCATTTTATTATAACTCTTTAGATGAAAATCCTTTAACTTACGGTATGTTAAATGCTTATAAAGCATTGTTTTATATAGATGTTGAGTTTAATAAAGATTCAGCTAATGCCTATCTTCAAAAGTCACTCAAAATTTATGAAGATTTAAATCTATCAAACAAATCACTCCTTATTTATATTAATTTTAGTGAAGTAGAGCGCATTCAAGGTAATTATAAAGCCTCTATAAAATATTTAAAACAAGCTAACAACTACAGAGATCTCAGTTTCGATTACGATTTAACAGCTTTTAATTATGAATTACTTGCTCAGGATTATAAGGCACTTGGTCAATACGACTCGGCTTATTATTACCTTGATGCTTCGATGAAATATCTTGATAGTTTAAATATTGAAAAACAAAATATTGCCTTAACACGTTTTGAAACTGAACGTAAAGAGAAGCAAAATCTAATATTAAAACAAGAAAACCAGCGGCAACAAAACCTAATTTATGCAAGCTTTAGCGGTTTTATACTTGTAATTTTTCTCTCTTTTTTAGTCTATAAAAATATCAAGCGTAAACAATTAATTGCTGAACAGGCTATTGAAATTCAATTCCAGAAAAATCAGCAACTATTAAAAGAGCAAGAACTTAAATCTGTCGATGCCATGCTAATGGGGCAAGACAGAGAGCGAAAACGAATTGCAAGTGATTTACACGATCAGGTTGGTGGTAATTTAGCATCGATTAATGCCTACTTTTCAGTCCTAAAAGACCAAATCTCAGACCAAAATCAACGAGAAGTCTTCAATACAACCTATAATTTACTTTCTAAAACTTACCAAGATATTCGTACTTTGGCACATAAAAATAATAGCGGAATATCAGCAGAAAAAAGCTTAATTCGTTCTATAAAAGATTTGAAACAAACCATATCTCAACTTCATAACATACAAGTTAACCTTTCTGTATTTAATTCAGAAATTAAACTTCCTTCATATATTGAAGTTTCTCTATTTAGAATGATACAAGAACTTTCTACAAATACCATTAAACACGCTGAAGCAAGTTTACTTGATATTAGTGTAAACGTCTTCGATTCATCAGTTAACATCATTATTGAAGATAACGGAAAAGGGTTCGATCCGGAACAGATAAAATCATCCGGAATGGGTTTAAAAACGATTGAAGAACGAGTTGAAGCGCTTGGTGGTACGTTTGATATTGACACACAGATAGGTCGAGGTTCAACCTTTATTATTAATGTAAATTATGATTAGAGTTGCCATAGCAGATGACCATCAATCTCTCTTAGATGGTTTTGCTTTAAAAATTAAACAAATGCCTAAGTTTAAGCTTGTTTTGCAAGCCACTTCAGCTGAAGCTTTATACCTTAATCTCGAAGTTTCAAACGTAGATGTTGTTGTTACTGATATTAAAATGAAAGGAATGAGTGGTATTCATTTAACTAAATTAATTTCCGAATCTTTTAATAATATTGGTGTTGTTGCATTTTCAATGTTTGATCAAATTTCGGCTGTTGATGAAATTAAAGCAGCTGGCGCTTCAGGTTATGTGGTTAAAACATCACCCTTAGAAACTTTGTTTAAAGCCATAGAAACGGTTCATAATGGCAGGAGTTTTTATGATAACGCCATTTCTAGTTTAGCTCAAAATAATCAGTCTTCTAATTATAAATCGCTCTTGTCTAATTCTGAAACAGAAATCTTAAATTTAATTGCTGAAGGAAAAACAAGTGAAGAGATCGCTGAAATTAGGCAATCAGCACTAACTACAATTTACACCCATCGAAAAAATATTATACATAAGTTGAAGTTAAAGGGGAAAAGTGATCTTTTAAAATTTGCCTTAGAAAACCGATTTCATTTTTAATCTACAAATATTTAATGATGTCTATAGTTTTAGTTTGTAATCATCGTGACCCAAAGCCTTGGGTTAAAGCCTTTAAAAATAAAAACCCAAACCTTGATATTCAGGTTTACCCAGATATTAAAGATATTAACTCTGTTAATTTTGCTATTTCTTGGCAACATGAGCATGGTGTTTTTAGTCAGTTTCCTAACCTTAAAGTTATAGCCTCAATGGGTGCTGGTGTTCATCATATACTCAGAGATAAAACTATTCCTAAATCTATTAAAGTTACTAGAATTGTAGATGATAATTTAACAAAAGACATGGCAGATTTTGTGTTATTAAATTGTTTATACGGGATTAGAAATTTAAAATTTCATGCTCAAAATCAACTTGATAAACATTGGGAAATCAAAGCTTATCGACAGCCTGAAGATATAAAAGTCGGTATCATGGGCTTTGGCGTTTTAGGCAAAGCAGCTGCAAAAAAACTTAAGCTTAACGGATTTATGGTTAATAGCTTATCAAAAAGCAGAAAAAAAATTGAAGGTATTAAAAGCTATATAGAAAATGAACTCGACCAATTTCTAGCTGAAAGCCAAATCTTAGTTTGTTTATTACCTATAACTGAAGATACAAAGGCTATATTAAACCATGATAACTTAAAAAAGCTTCCCCAAAATGCTCAAGTTATTAATGTAGCTAGAAGCCAACATTTGGTTGAAGATGACTTAATTCAGCTTTTAGATGATGGTCATTTATCATTAGCTTGTTTAGATGTTTTTCAAACAGAGCCTTTACCGAAAGATTCTAGATTATGGTCACATCCGAAAGTTTCGGTAACACCTCACGTGGCTAGCATGACAGACCCTGATTCTGTTGTTAATCAAATTTTAGATAATTTCAACAGGATGAAAAACAATGAGAGCCTTAAAAATGAGGTAGATAGAGAAAAAGCTTATTAATTAATATTTGGTGATTAAAAAGCCTATGGCTACAGCTAATAAACCAACCACTAAACTGCCTACTGCATACATTAAAAATTGAAGATAATCTCCCTGCTTAAGTAACAGAAAATTATCGTAGCTAAAACTTGAAAATGTCGTAAAACCGCCACAAAAGCCTATGACAGCAAAACTAATTAGATTTTGATTTTCAGGTTGCGATTTTAAAACATAACCTAAAATAAGGCCTATAAAAAAACTACCAATAACGTTAACGCTGAACGTTCCTAGATTGAATTTTATTAACTGATAGCTATTCATTAAGTGGCTTAGATAATAACGAACTATACTGCCTAAGCCACCGCCAATAAAGATTAATAAAATACTTTTTAAGGACAATTTATTTTGTTTTTTTAGCTGTTAATTCAGCTATTTTAATGATTACCTCTGTGGCTTTGATTAGATTTTCTAGGGGTAAATATTCAAATTTTCCATGAAAATTGTGTCCTCCAGCAAAAATATTAGGACATGGTAATCCCATATAACTAAGTTGCGCGCCATCAGTTCCACCGCGAATAGGTTTTAAAATAGGAGTAATGTTTAAGCTTTTCATGGCTTCTTCGGCTATATCTACAATATGTTTTATAGGTAAAACCTGTTCTTTCATATTAAAATATTGATCGTTTACTTCAACTGTCACGGCATCTTCACCATATTTGTCTTTTAATAATTGACCAAGTTTGTAAATAAGCTCTTTTCTAGCTTCAAATTTTGTTTTATCATGGTCGCGAATAATGTAATGTAGATAAGCTTTTTCAACTTCCCCATTCATTTCAGTTAAATGAAAGAAGCCTTCATAACCTTCAGTTTTTTCAGGAACTTCATTTTTAGGTAAACTTTCTACAAATTCAGTCGCCATGTACATAGCATTCTTAAGTTTTCCTTTGGCATATCCTGGATGTACAATACGGCCGTGAAAGTGTATTTTAGCTTCAGCGGCATTAAAATTTTCGTATTCTAATTCTCCTATCTCACTGCCATCCATTGTGTAAGCATATTCAGCACCAAACTTTTCAACATCAAATTTATGTGCGCCTCTGCCAATTTCTTCATCAGGTGTAAAACCAACTCTTATTTTTCCGTGTTTAATTTCAGGATGTTCAATAAGATAAGCCATTGCTGAAACGATTTCAGTAACGCCAGCTTTATCATCAGCTCCTAAAAGAGTAGTTCCATCTGTTGTGATGATAGTGTTACCTATATATTTGTTTAAATCTTCAAAATAGGCTGGTGAGAGTACGATATCTTTGGCTTTATTTAGAATAATATCGCCACCTTGATAATTTTCATGAATTTGTGGGTTTACATTAGTACCCGAAAAATCTGGTGAAGTATCAAAATGAGAAATAAAACCAATAGTAGGTACTTCATGACTTACGTTAGATGGCAAAGTAGCCATAACATAAGCATTTTCATCAATGCTAACGTCTTCGAGACCAATATCCAGTAGTTCTTGATGTAGTTTTTTAGCTAAATTCCATTGCTTGTCTGTGCTCGGGGTCGATTTGGAGTTAGGGTTGCTCTGTGTGTCTATAGTTACATAGCTTATAAATCGATCAAGTAATTGTTTAGTGTCCAGCATTGAAGAAATTTTTGGGTAAAAATACAGATTACATATTCTTTAAACCAATTATTTTTTAAAAAGCCTTTTAAATGGATTACTTTTGCTAAAACTTCAGCAGTGTACAATTCTCTTATAAAACCGTTATTATTTCAGTTTGATCCCGAAAAAGTTCATCATTTCAGCTTTAAGTCAATCAAGTTGTTGCATAAAATTCCATTTGTTGATCAACTCATTCGGAAACAGTTTTGCATACATTCTAAGTCTTTAGAGCAAGAAGTTTTTGGAATTAAATTTCCTAATCCTGTTGGTTTAGCTGCAGGTTTTGATAAAGATGCAAAACTCATTAATGAGTTAAATAATTTTGGATTCGGTTTTATTGAAATAGGAACTTTAACACCAAAACCTCAAGACGGAAACCCTAAGAAACGTTTGTTTAGATTAATTGAAGACGAGGCAATTATTAACCGAATGGGATTTAATAATGAAGGAGTTCTGGCGGCAGTAGAACGTTTAAAGTTTAAAAATAAAATTATTATTGGTGGTAATATTGGTAAAAATAAACTAACACCAAACGCCGAAGCTATAAATGATTATGCCTATGCTTTTGAAGCTTTGTTTGATGTTGTTGATTATTTCGTTGTTAATGTTAGCTCACCTAATACACCAAACTTACGTGAACTTCAAGATAAAAAACCACTGACTGATTTATTGAGTCATTTAAAAAAATTAAATGCTAAAAAATCTAATCCAAAACCAATTTTGTTAAAAATCGCACCAGATTTAAATACTGCTCAACTTATAGATATTATCGATATTGTAGAGCAAACAGAAATTGATGGCTTAATAGCAACAAATACCACAATTAGTCGAGATGGATTGCAATCAAAATACAAAGCCGAAGCAGGCGGACTGAGTGGTAAACCCTTAAAAAAACACTCCACAGAAGTGATAAAACTTATTAAAAAACATCAAAAAGCTAAGTTTCCAGTAATTGCAGTTGGAGGTATTATGACAGCTCAGGATGCACTTGAAAAACTAGACGCTGGTGCAGATTTAATTCAGCTTTATACAGGATTCGTTTTTCATGGACCAAAACTGATCAAGTCTATAAATAAAGCAATTTTAAAGCGTAATAAATAAATGTTAGCTCAACTGAGTAGCTTTTTATTAGCCTCAATATTATTGACTTTGGCGCCAGGGCCAGATATAATTTTTGTCTTGAGCCAAAGCATAGCAGGTGGCTTTAAACGTGGTGTTATTATTGCAGCGGGTTTAGTAAGCG contains the following coding sequences:
- a CDS encoding T9SS type B sorting domain-containing protein; this translates as MKFNKLLVLIALFFSSIILAQDFDMVDGQTVNTDQGNFFDPGGDAASVDQGTYTYTICPESNGFFSTISFSEFLLGPHTLTIYDGDSDTAPILASYTGSIDGDGPVSGQLLSATDTTPSGCLTFVLEASNSNPAFTGWIAEIGTQPGCIPDAPELVNTDNIVNVQNDPVYQADNIDYIVYFNEQFSLTAVAEFQDNFAQETATYNWNFGDGTTLQGTTNASFQNEVSHQYGELCDFTVNLDLSDGYNCDRDNLSFTVRVILNPNSSPGSVNLDAGEDVRICEDPGTPVTVNLEASYLDVKESTAYAVQDISSEYPSNLPYIFDPCYGSESNVFTELNSDDDWSSVLTLPYEVNFFGNCYDDVIITDNGAVTFDIAGTGQGSERYAPLGYAGWSYNQGIPADGGGNEPPFINAIFGVMQDLFPGASPADYSINFGFLESQDGKSDRFVFNIYNTSQYGCTDQLQTSQIILYQTTNVIEVYVQNKDVCSWNSGSSVIGIQNQDASLAYVAPGRNAGGASWQAQNEAWRFIPDGGNSITSFRWLDENGNVVSTSENFSPQVTQNRVFTAEVTYNDGCNITTLTDEVEVLYESDIELTLDPDTYYPCAGEELLLEAEVIENNSVVVNYEWFRVDENGNMTAIPDSNSRFLNVSESGTYMINAIGGNCDLTASAEVIYLEGFNADDPEDIILCNYNQSTFDLTTIGGFNSISGFDITYYDDYDADTGTLSNPINDPQNYPLNGTTNQYDIYVELANQTNTACTNIASFNIIIYEATVGSTGYTVEDVCISEGETEVIDLTDGGSNTSIALNGQSSSDYSVTYYSANPQSSPESDIADPENYEINTTDNLGPNTIWVSVDNVSSGFCDAQASFTFNVNLAPGITGDDSVFQSCEGTILNLNEDYADLFNNNSTSVPTNILFYYSLNDAEADNPITDPTSVVFTPDNNEQQEFFVKILNTNSSCESDIVRFIIENNPPEVGSTVDLEQCGDFTQTQTFDLTQNEANIIGSQSGSFVIEYFTTQADAEAGLNSISDQGLDITDYSPINSEQDIFVRIEDSTNELCFSVGSFKLILNEVEVSSVQDLESCIDPVTGVAEFDLIQNTGLAFGEDQDETTHAVRYLDASNNEISNPEAYEVSSSATITVEVTNQNDQSCTATETFNLSITPQPEVTPASVLEVCINYEDGGDNTIDLTIKDSEINSLATGDIVEYYVSQTAYENDNAIATPESFNLAENQTEIYAAVLNSVSGCRSEVTSFNIENVIPLVDISGYEGQSVCIDENGDLVNTATSPPIIETGLSATNYDFVWLLDGVEIVGETSPSITATEAGVYTVEVTNALAQQITSCVNTSSAEIIESGQIDFELAILTDSFQNNEHGIGVTITEVGLGDYEFRLDYGEWVDLEEGQTELIFSDVPGGMHVITARDKNGCGEVSKEITLIDYPEFFTPNADGYNDNWQLNNTTMTNLDVSEVNIFDRYGKHLYKLTPDQAGWDGTYQGEVLPSDDYWFTIDYIEPRTGEKTIFKSHFTLKR
- the crcB gene encoding fluoride efflux transporter CrcB, which gives rise to MSLKSILLIFIGGGLGSIVRYYLSHLMNSYQLIKFNLGTFSVNVIGSFFIGLILGYVLKSQPENQNLISFAVIGFCGGFTTFSSFSYDNFLLLKQGDYLQFLMYAVGSLVVGLLAVAIGFLITKY
- the pepT gene encoding peptidase T gives rise to the protein MLDTKQLLDRFISYVTIDTQSNPNSKSTPSTDKQWNLAKKLHQELLDIGLEDVSIDENAYVMATLPSNVSHEVPTIGFISHFDTSPDFSGTNVNPQIHENYQGGDIILNKAKDIVLSPAYFEDLNKYIGNTIITTDGTTLLGADDKAGVTEIVSAMAYLIEHPEIKHGKIRVGFTPDEEIGRGAHKFDVEKFGAEYAYTMDGSEIGELEYENFNAAEAKIHFHGRIVHPGYAKGKLKNAMYMATEFVESLPKNEVPEKTEGYEGFFHLTEMNGEVEKAYLHYIIRDHDKTKFEARKELIYKLGQLLKDKYGEDAVTVEVNDQYFNMKEQVLPIKHIVDIAEEAMKSLNITPILKPIRGGTDGAQLSYMGLPCPNIFAGGHNFHGKFEYLPLENLIKATEVIIKIAELTAKKTK
- a CDS encoding response regulator transcription factor codes for the protein MIRVAIADDHQSLLDGFALKIKQMPKFKLVLQATSAEALYLNLEVSNVDVVVTDIKMKGMSGIHLTKLISESFNNIGVVAFSMFDQISAVDEIKAAGASGYVVKTSPLETLFKAIETVHNGRSFYDNAISSLAQNNQSSNYKSLLSNSETEILNLIAEGKTSEEIAEIRQSALTTIYTHRKNIIHKLKLKGKSDLLKFALENRFHF
- a CDS encoding adenine phosphoribosyltransferase yields the protein MKLEKYIRTVNDFPKKGISYKDITPLLQDASATKQVVKKLAEPLKKERITKVVGIESRGFLFGMLLASELNAGFTPIRKPGKLPFNVVSQSYDLEYGTDQIEIHRDALNMSDKVVIHDDVLATGGTAQAACKLINKLGGNIIELNFLIELDDLKGKEKIIGYPYRSLLNY
- a CDS encoding sensor histidine kinase, with translation MRKIILLVLVLSALDFCLGQTPEIDSLFERGQVKEIKERLKSNQFAPKDRLLIKANYYNFTKQLNEGFKTLAKLDTLKLTVEQKAYYFNILGDLYDRNTNYDLAVNHLQRAQELFLETGHELRYNEINLDLFYILLEGNFIGERTNYLDLYAKTARKLNNSNQLANLQIELAFNSLDTLDNSTFLNYFDKAFYYNSLDENPLTYGMLNAYKALFYIDVEFNKDSANAYLQKSLKIYEDLNLSNKSLLIYINFSEVERIQGNYKASIKYLKQANNYRDLSFDYDLTAFNYELLAQDYKALGQYDSAYYYLDASMKYLDSLNIEKQNIALTRFETERKEKQNLILKQENQRQQNLIYASFSGFILVIFLSFLVYKNIKRKQLIAEQAIEIQFQKNQQLLKEQELKSVDAMLMGQDRERKRIASDLHDQVGGNLASINAYFSVLKDQISDQNQREVFNTTYNLLSKTYQDIRTLAHKNNSGISAEKSLIRSIKDLKQTISQLHNIQVNLSVFNSEIKLPSYIEVSLFRMIQELSTNTIKHAEASLLDISVNVFDSSVNIIIEDNGKGFDPEQIKSSGMGLKTIEERVEALGGTFDIDTQIGRGSTFIINVNYD
- a CDS encoding quinone-dependent dihydroorotate dehydrogenase is translated as MYNSLIKPLLFQFDPEKVHHFSFKSIKLLHKIPFVDQLIRKQFCIHSKSLEQEVFGIKFPNPVGLAAGFDKDAKLINELNNFGFGFIEIGTLTPKPQDGNPKKRLFRLIEDEAIINRMGFNNEGVLAAVERLKFKNKIIIGGNIGKNKLTPNAEAINDYAYAFEALFDVVDYFVVNVSSPNTPNLRELQDKKPLTDLLSHLKKLNAKKSNPKPILLKIAPDLNTAQLIDIIDIVEQTEIDGLIATNTTISRDGLQSKYKAEAGGLSGKPLKKHSTEVIKLIKKHQKAKFPVIAVGGIMTAQDALEKLDAGADLIQLYTGFVFHGPKLIKSINKAILKRNK
- a CDS encoding 2-hydroxyacid dehydrogenase — encoded protein: MSIVLVCNHRDPKPWVKAFKNKNPNLDIQVYPDIKDINSVNFAISWQHEHGVFSQFPNLKVIASMGAGVHHILRDKTIPKSIKVTRIVDDNLTKDMADFVLLNCLYGIRNLKFHAQNQLDKHWEIKAYRQPEDIKVGIMGFGVLGKAAAKKLKLNGFMVNSLSKSRKKIEGIKSYIENELDQFLAESQILVCLLPITEDTKAILNHDNLKKLPQNAQVINVARSQHLVEDDLIQLLDDGHLSLACLDVFQTEPLPKDSRLWSHPKVSVTPHVASMTDPDSVVNQILDNFNRMKNNESLKNEVDREKAY